A window of Saimiri boliviensis isolate mSaiBol1 chromosome 1, mSaiBol1.pri, whole genome shotgun sequence genomic DNA:
CAATATTATTGAGGCAAGTGAAGAAAGATTATTCTCTTGTCAATctgaaatgttaatttttttcagtgcAAAAccagttataaaatatttaaactcaatatttaaaaataaaagtggtcCAATTCAGCAATGTTCAAGTTCTAAATTTCATAAAACAAATCATTacatacattttatcattttatagtaAAATACAGAGATTCAAGAAGTACTTGAGTActtaatatataaatttctaaTGAATCATATCAAGTCAGCAACAACCAAGCAGATAACATTCCCAATTTGAGTGTCAGAATCATACAGATGAAATTACTGTACCAGAGCCTTTTTTTCCTAGCTAAAAAGCTATACAAACTAACAGTcaacattctgttttctttgcagTTGCGTGCTCTAGAATGATATCCCCCCCCCCAAGTACCTGTGATTTCATTCCTGTATTCAAAATTTGATCCAAACAATTTTTATGTTCCAGGAACACTTAGCTGATATAACCATCTATAGTGTGAAGAGTCATGAACAGAGTACAGCAGTGGGTTTTTTCTAGCCGAGCATAGGCTGACCTAAACAGGTTTAAACTCTCTGCAAGTCATTCATGTATTATTCCTAGCAAACACACGGTCCCCTCGGAGGGTTAGGTGTTGAAGCTGGTACTGTAGCACTTCTGTGTCAGCTGGCTCCTTGATGTTCATTTTATCTAGATTGAGGTAGTCCAGAGATTTGGAGTGAGCCCTCTTACCTTTAAGAAGACAAAGAGGCAGAGGCCCATGGAGGGCCTTATAAGGTTCATAAGGTAAAGATTTAGTGCACTTGTCTCCTGAGCTGGGCATCCTCCTTCGCCTCCTGCCATTGACAGCTGGAATCTCATATGGCTGGTAGTACCTACTTCTGGTTTTATACAAACGAGAGGAACGGGCAAGTCCTGCATCCAGCTGTTTGGAACGTAAGGATGGCATGGCTTCTGCCTTGCTCTCTTCACCTCCTGTGCACTTCTGAGCTAACTTCAGGAGTTCCTCGCCAGTTGTGAAGCCAACCAAATAGTTAGAGTCCATGTGCAGGATCTGGTAGCCTGACACAGTTCTCCGCATCGGGGAGCAGGGTGTGCTGGAGCAGCGGGGCTTCTCCGCCTCTGCCTTTCCTGGGGAGTTGGCCTCAACCCCAGGGAAGGGCAGGGTGGTCAGGGTACTTCTAGACTCTCCATTAATATCGACTTCCATTTTAAGCACCAGTCTGCACAATCCTAAAAGTAAACAGACTTAGATTAGAAGAATATAATGCACAAAAACTTGAGCCAGACCAGAGGAATATAACACTCAGAAACTTGGGCCAGACCAGGTCCTTTTAGAAGGCTCAGGAAGCATGAAGTAACACTTGCCTGAAAAACAGTCAACTTACTACTGACATGTTATCTGTGTCTACTAAACGTTTCAGAGCGGGCATGAAATTATAACTAGCTATCCACTTTCAAGAACTGAAAGGCAAGTTAAAGTCTGATGTACCACAAAAGAGTTCAGATGgagaagcaaacaaaaagcaacaacaaaaatacttctCTAAATTCAGCACTCTACTCAATCACATAAAGTTTATTCCTTAATGCAATATTAAGGGAGTCAAATACAGATCTCAGCATTAACCAAATGAAAGCAATCACACAGTTTCTTAAGAACACACAAAATATTTCTggcttaaaagttaaatttttccgttaatttaatttaaagcaGCTCTTGATATCTGCAATTCTTTTCAATTTGTCTTTAAGGAACATATAATAAAGTTGATTGAGCTGATCAATTTCTTCAAGGAATCCAATTTTGACCTAAAAACCTATTCTTACTGCATAAGGAGTCTTAGGGGAAGGTTTCCCCAAACCTTGTAAATGTTCTTCCTTCCATATTTCCAATGAATTACTTAAAGAATATCATTTTGTAGTTTAAAAGTTAATCCTAAATCCAATATACCATGTAATTTTtaatactgaaaatatataaaacatcagATGTCATTTTACTTGACTATTTAATCACAAAATATACCAGGGActtgacattttgtttttccagtacCCAAGACATCACACTTTTGAATAGTTTCATAAATGGCAGAATCACAATGAATATTAACACTGTTCCTTATGTTTACCACATTACATAGTTTGGAAAGCCCCACTGACAAGAAGTAGCACAAGTTGTGGGTAGGTTCCCAAAAGCTGCAGATAGATCccagtttggaaaataaaatactaagggAAATAGTGACAATGTCATTTCTGAAAAATTGTATTTCTACCTGTTTTTCAATTGGAAGTAGATAACATGGTTTAAAGTATCTCAGATTGGTAATCAAAATGATGTCAActgattttaagataaaaaatttagttaaaaatttattaaataactcTTATGAAtctttttacaagaaaaataaccaCTTCCTATTGAAGTATTTCTTGAAGTTTGGGTATGCATTTAAAATCCAAGCAAttagaaagctttaaaaaaaaaaataaaacaacccagCACATTATTCCTCTACATTTATGTTCTAATTTCCTTCATTAAAAGGTTGTGGAAGTTACCAGATTCAATCTTTTCCTCCCTATGATCCCcactaaaaacaaacatttattacaatttttgaaataaagcaaACGCCAAAGGATCAATATAGTATTACTATTTATTCTAAACCTTCAactgtttcccatttttatttaactcaaaTACTCTAGTCCCTGAACCCTTTTAGATGTAATcagctttattatatttttaatgtaaaaataaattatattattgtttatattatttatataaaataaattatgtttgagTAACATATTTCTCTCTTGATAGAACTGGAATAACAGGTGACTACCAGCTACTCTGATATGCATACAAGACTTCTTAGCTAAACTTTAGAGAGACATATGAAGCTTCAACAAATTTTTAtgctaaacaaacaaatatttactcagaGTCAAATGACAAAATTGTACTTCCTTTCTCACTAATTTGTAACCCAGAAAGAACACAGGAGACCATATCCAAGGCCTCCAACCTATGTAACCTGACTGGCAGCTACAGGTAGTAGCTATTTCTCTGATACTTCATCCTGAAAAGGAGAGGAGGGTCAGTGAGGCAAAAAACTAACTAGGGCCATGGAGGaaagggcacacacacacacacacacacacacagatggggCACCAAACCCAAGGAGAGTCGCCAAGGCAGTGACACTCCAGCAGTCCGTCCGCTCTGAGACTCCGGTCTAGGTCTCTTTCAAATCTGGCACTCCATGACAACCCATGGAGTTCCACCATGGGTACCTTTCTGCATTCTCATTTGGTATATTATAAACTTCTTTAAATCTATAACTTCAGACCCCACGCATTCCAAATTGGGCAATAATTCATACAAAAGCGAGGctaaaattcatcttttttgtCTACACGGGAAAAAATTTGCAAAGCAAGTTAATAGTGCACGAAGTTGCAGTAAAAAGGAATGGGTACAGGCTTTTGTGGTCAACAGATTATCAAACGCTTCTCCCCATACTAAGTCAATCCTGCTGCATCAAGGTAAATCGTCAGAAATTCTGAGAATCCTTAGGGTTTGAAGATAAAGCATAGAGGGACACAACAGTTTAGAAAAATAGGCAGAAATTATATATTAGCTAGAAAATACCTGGAAGTACCTGGAAAATTAGAAATGTGAAGACAAGTGTGAAGGTCAAAATTGGATTTGATATGAAATAGACACTATTGTTAGAAGAGCAACTCATCAGTTAAGTTGCCAACAGCCAataacactatttaaaaaaaaaaaaaaaagtcaactggCTTGGGAAGAGAACTATCCAAACAGGATTTTCACACATCAACCTGGTAGACAATGATTTAACCTAGGTTATTAAGTAGAATATACAGATGTGGTTTAAGAGCTCTGGAAATTTCAACCAGTCTGGTGTATGAAATCTACCGTATTTTACTGAGGTAGACAAAAACATTCACTACGGAAAACACAATCTAATCAGAAAGTTGAAGGAGTAAGCATTTCTAATATTCTCCAACATAAAAATTCAAGAGAGCACCTAAAGCCAATGCAAAACAGGTCAGTATTCTTGGGAAAACTCCTGCGGGACGGTCTCAAGTCACCGGAACATGAAAAGGttgattttaaacataaaacacatAGCTGCTATCTGCTGAACTTTGATGAGCAATCCTCAGAACTGAAAAACTGTACTTTATGGTTATCAAACAACAGTCCTTTTGCTCCAAACTACAAATAGTGTATTCTCAAAACTAACAGCTTATTGGCTGCTTCACTGGTCTCTACAATATACTGCCATACGCACAACTACTTCAGGTCTTGATATTCACACAGGAACATGAATGCTGGAAACAAGACTCTCACCAAcagcttttgtttttccaaaGGATTCTTTTTACTTACATATTGCCCTTCTAAAAAATATCTACTATGTGGCACCAGGAAAGCCaggtagaggctgggtttcagaAAAGACAGCTGTCATTGTCAAATATTTCATTAGTAGTTGGGCTGAATGCTGAATAAGCAGCATACCTCCCATTCTTCAGAAAACAACACTTATACGCTACTCCATTCCTGAGGATTTCCTGACTAGATTTAAATATTGAAGCAAGATCCTGAGAACAGTTACACAATCAGCTTGCTCAGGTTATCTTTACAatgcacagaagctctttaggCACTTCCTCATCTGCAGAGGAAGAAGTCTAGTTACCTGCTAATTCcagaattctaaaaagaaaagaacaaagatggcaCTGAAGACAATAAAAACTGAACAGTCTCAAAGTCAACCTATCTTGATATATGGACATCCAACATTTTCCACAGCAAAATTTCTTATAGAAAGACATTCATCAGGAAACTCAGCTATGGTCACGATAAGTGGAGATGGCCTGTGTTTAGCAGTATATTCTTCAGGTTTTcccatgaaaaataataaatgcttacaggcttgttatttttaatatacctATTCATGACTCAGCATTTTGTTTCATATTGTCAAATAAACCTTGTATCCAAAAAAGCTTGCTGCCAagataaaaattacaaagcactttcataaATACTACTAGCGGTACAATGCAATGGGTGCCACACTTCCCACTGCATCAATAAGAATAACCTGTGAATCAAGAAATCAGGTCTAATGCCAACTGCTACATTCCAGAGCTCTAAAACTCAGGGACCAAAGACACGTTTCTTGCTTCCGTTAATGTctttcatatataatttaaagcaaaaatacaccgtaaatagaaaacagaaaaagtattaATGTTACAATTACAGAAGCAACAAAATGTCTGTGGatagaagaaaactaaaacaaaaaaatgaaacaagaatagAAAAGTCAACTTGTAATTAAACAATGCTTTTGAAATTGAGTTTCTTAGAAAGTACCAGGAACAAATACAACTTTCCAAAAGACACCTAAGGTCTTCAATACCAAATTCCCTCACAATCCAATCAGTAACAATGGCACCAAAGTATTTATAAAACATGAAAGATCTGGCAATGTTCATAGATGCTACATATGGATCCAACTAGATGATACCAGAAAAAGATAAcactaattctttaaaaatgtacacaaatgccgggcgcggtggctcaagcctgtaatcccagcactttgggaggccgaggcgggtggatcacgaggtcgagagatcgagaccatcctggtcaacatggtgaaaccccgtctctactaaaaatacaaaaaattagctgggcatggtggcgcatgcctgtactcccagctactcaggaggctgaggcaggagaattgcctgaacccaggaggcggaggttgcggtaagctgtgatcgcgccattgcactccagcctgggtaacaagagcgaaactctgtctcaaaaaaaaaaaaaatgtacacaaagCATTGGGTAAGGAATGAAATTGTAAATTTTggctaaaaataaagcaaataggtCCAAATTACAACACATGTGTAGGAGAACATGGTGCACCAGGATAACCATGTTCAAAAGCCTCTGACCCATATAGAATCCGCATAGCTTGGAATACTCTCTGGAGGCCAAACCTAAATTTGGGGCATTAATACcaatactttgaaaatataacCTAAATGCCCTTGGCGCCTTAGACTAGCTTTGAAAACAGGTGGTAAGTCTGACAAATGCTATAGAAagaattctttttgaaaatactgTATGCTAATACCTGAATTTCATCTAAGAAACTCAAAAAATTAACTGATTCATTAGCTTTCCTATATTTGGGGTTCATTTATATATCAGTAGCATGCCCGTTAAAAAATTCCAACTCCCTGAACCTTTAGCTGAGATGCTGAGATGTCAAAGGCatgaaattctatttttagaCTCATTCCACCAagttaaataatgttttttgctgtcttctcttaaaacacctttatttttctctattacaGAATGAATTAGTTTATCAAACATATTTTTCATGTAAAGGTAAGGTTCAATGTAATTCTcattgagagaaagaaaagcgaAGGTTCCAAAAAGCTGAGAATATGACTTAACACAAAGATACATCCAGATATTGCCCATAGTCAGCTCCTATGCTACAGGGTGTCTGAGTCAGTAACATActctaagaaacaaaaattgtttcACTAGGTTCTATGCCTGGGGCACCATCCTGCTTGCTAATTTCTTTAACCATACAGAGATATCTCAAAGAGGTCTTAGAGTCCATGAACATTTTTTATAACCACCTTTCCCTTCCACATACTTTCTACCTTTTTCTTACCCCATACCTGCTCAAATCACTGTTTTTCCttgttgtttttgaaactgaTAAAAGCAAGACATGGAAACTGAAAGCTATCCAGTCCAAATAATTCATAATGATATACCATAAATAGCAAAATCATTCTTCATCCCCTACCAATGCCGGACACATCTTGAGGAAACctctattaatattttgatatatccTTCCTTTTCCTGAGTATTTACAAACGTGAGAGTGATTACTTCTTTCTACAATGAAAACATGCAagtgtacacacagacacacatgagtaTTTCTGCAAGAAATTCCAGAAGTAAAAATGCTGAGTCAAAGAACATGttcttttcagattttcataACAACCTTCACAAAACCTTATTaagaatgtttctgttttttaacatggataatatattactttatataactaaaaattaatgtaaacacTTTTAAAGAGTACAACCTATCCAGTCACTCAAAgagtgcctgcttctccttctatTGCTTAGGAACAGAAATtatcaaaagaagaaaggaagatgatgtgctttctttttgttgatgtgttcgaatttttccaaaaacagaaagataaatgaaagGGACACGACAGCCATTCTTTGACCTCCAATCTGCTGatattattttcacataaaaCACTCAGACACctctttaaagaaatttataaactaaatgtaaattttccttcaaaaaagggaagataacattttatttatatatgttagaaaaatatatacagtgtACCTTTCAAAAGCATTAGGTACCGCATTCAATACCCCAACACCAGTATTCTGGCTGAGACTAAAGCAAACAGGTCCAAATCATAACACACGTCAGCGGAACCCCAGGCACCAGCAGAAACAGACAAGAGAGAAGTCTGCACAGTTTTGAACACTCTTCAAGAGGCTAAGCTTCCTATCTGGCACAAAGagcaacattttgaaaatatgatcTAGATGCTCCTTAGACCAGCTCTGAAAATAGCTGGTAAGTTTCAAAACTGCTATACAAAGAATTCTTTTTGAAATTGCattctgagaattttttaaaataaagattatataaaaaaaaaatcattcccagTAATCAAAACACTGCTCCATatgcttccacttttttttttagcaacatACAGCAATACCATATAAGAGAAAACAGATATCAAcataactatcttaaatatacagaataaaaatgtCATCATGTTAAGAAAATCCTTTTTAAGAGGTACCTGAATCAAACCATTGGAATAGAGCCATTATTTGGGAAACAGGAACTTCTAAGCATGGCTAATACCTGTCTGGTGATATCTATGATATCTAGAGTCAcctatttttgtgtttgtgttggtttgtttgtttagacacaaggtcttgctctgtcacccttgctggagtgcagtagggcaatgatagctccctgcaacctcaaactcctggctcaagcgatcctcccacctcagcctcccaagtatctgggacacaggtgtgcatcaccacaacgggttaattatttctttcatacttttagagacaaggtctcactgtgttgcccacgctggtctcaagcaatcctccctccttagcatcccaagtagctaggattacaggtataagccctGGCTAGAGTCATATAGTTTTAATGCCAGAATCATCTTGGAAATAACGTACCTGGAATCTCTACCTCCAAATATAAAGAAGACACTGAAACCATGAAGACAGGGGCCTGCCCAGAACTATATAGGTAGTTAATGCCCGTAATTACAACCCAGGCATCCTGGCTCCAAGTCCATGCTGTGCTTCTAGCCTGTGGTTCCCAAACTTGTCTACACAACAGAATCATGCAAGGAGATTCAAAGAATACTGATGTCAGTGTTCCACCCAAGATTTGTGATTTAACTGATCTGGGATGTAGCCTGGGTTCTGCAATTCCTAAaagattcccaggtgattctaatatgcataTAAGTTTGGGAACCTGTCAGATAGAACTTATCAGATagaagagtttcactcttgtagttcctgctttgtttttaatcagtAATTACTGTATAGTCATATGTGAACATAATTTTTGGCTGCTTATAATTGCTAACAACCTACCCGTAGGCCTTCTAATTTACTGTTCCTAATCTGCTATGGGCTGAAAATATCTGCTAACCAAACGTGTTAAAActgcatgtaaaataaaaataaatctgtgctGAATGAGAATCGGGCTCCTTCATCTACATACATTTTGGTATAGTTATTTTAACTACTTAGAAGCCTTTGTCAGGTACTTTGGAGAATAATTTGGCATTTGCTTATAAAATTGAACAAATGCTCATTAAACAACCCAGTCACCATACTCATAGATATCtaacccaagaaaaatgaaaatacatgtccaTACAAACACCTGAATGTGAGTATTTATGACAGCTTCATACACAGTCACCGAAACTGGAAACgatccaaatatccatcaacagagaaagagataaaCAAACTTCGGTCCATCTCTACAATGGATACCACTAAGCAATGAAATGGAACAAACTAAGAAAACACTAAGTGAAAGAGGCAGATGTTGCACCGTATACTACACGATTCCATGTACGTgtattctggaaaaagcaaaactattggCCTGAAATTAATCAGTGATTGCCAAGGGCTAGGGTGGGGAGAGGTGATAACTGCAAAGGGGCAAAAGGGAATTttgtggggtgatgaaaatattctatttgtTGACTGTAGTGGTCACTATATAACTGGGTACATTGGTCAAAATGCAtcaaactgtatactttaaaaggatgaattttactATGTAAGTTATACTTCAATAAGTGTgacattgaaaataaatgaactcttTGTCACATATTTCCAAGTTTCAGATGGTCCTccgaatttaaaatttttttgtaccATATAATTTCAGAATCAAAAGGAATCTTAATAGTTGCCCAGCCTATGTTTGAACACCTTCAGTGACAGTTAACTCACTCTCTCCCAAGTTGACTCATTTCACCTTGTGCAGCTCTGCTAGAATGTTGATTTATTCATATACAGATCTGCatgtgcatgcatacatacagtcagccctctgagTCCATGGGTTCTGTATCCATGGAGTCAACCAACCACagagagaaaatatctgaaaaaccaaaaaattacatCTATACTGAACATGCATACAATACAGTACAGCCACTGTTTATGTAACACGTACATTGTTATAGGTATTATAAGCAATCTACAGATTATTTAAACTATAcaagaggatgtgcataggttataggcaaatactatgccattttgtaTCAGGGATTTACATGttttcagattttggtatccatgggaaGTCCTGGGATCAATTCCCTATGGATGCCAAGGGACAACTGTACAAATATAGGCATATACAGACAAAGATGGATagacacagatatacacacatatattcctGTAGCTTCTACCCACTGCTCCTAGTTTTATGCTTTATTTCTGTTAGCTGAGTCAGGGACCAggccacattattttttattcaatatcCTCTCAAAGTACTTCATACTATGGTTTTCAAACTTCTTGCTCTTTTCcacaaaactgaaaattttagtaatgtttccatttttcaaatgtcctaaaatgcattttcataaatttaataGGTTTTATCTACTTAATGAGATTAAAGTGTTTGTTTTCCCCTAACATTCCTTTGAATCATTCTGCTGCTGACTGAAAATTTAGAAATCACTTATAGGAAACTCTGCTATTTCCAAGGATTATGACCTCTCTACATAATTTAAAGCGAGGATGTACAAAGATAATGGCCGAGTAGAATGACACACCAAAACACGAAGTCACACTAATATAGTCTTGAGAATGCTGAAGAGCTACCATAAGAACTACCATAGCTcattatgaagtttttttttcccttcaaagaCTTCGAGCCACATGGACAACTATGTCAGCAAAGATACACAGATGACACACTGAAAAAAGACaactaaaggaagaaaacagtatTGCATATTTTTAACAGTTTAAATTCAGGGTGTGATAAAAAGAATGTCACATTTGTAGTGAACTGCTATCTGACTAAGTGAAAATAATGCTCCTGTCAGACACCTGTTAGTTCATTCTTTATGTATGATCATATATAATCAGAATTTTTTGCAAATTATTTCAGCAACATTTGGAGATTAATGTTTTTACTAAAATTTGCCCCAAATTGGAGCAACTACCTCTAACTACTTTACTTAGAAATATGATTTCGTAAGATTTATCTCATGGgaatttaaaagaaggaaaacttaaaTAGTCAAACATTTCAAGTAAAATGTTTGCATATTGCAACAATAATTTCATTTCTCAACATTAAAAATCTgtaattatagtatatatatttgcaATAATACACCAACATTTCACATTCACTTGTTAACCAACATTTCATATTCACTTGTTTATTTATGCAGTCTTTAAAACACATTATGGTATTATTTTCATACAACtgttaacaaacagaaaaagcaaaatacaacTTACCAGACTAAATCCCAGAAGATGTCACTGTACAATTTCCAATGAGTCCCAAGGGAACACAGACATAATAATTTTTCTGTTCTACTCCAGGTACTAaacatgaaatacaaaaataaacctttAATTTAACAAGTAACACAACTTAAAACATGGTATCAATTCTAACTGCAAAAGAGAATGAAACTAGCAGGAGGTAGTAACACCAAGTATAGGTTATATAGGATCCAATAATTAATTAACTCAATTAAAGTAATGTTGAGTTTATTCCACTAAATGCATCCTCAAACATTTCATCATGTGTATTCCTCTGTACTCTGCTGCTTAAATTCTACCTAGAGACTAAGAGCAGCTAAATGGGCTAAATAATCAGACAAGTAAAATTAAGGTAATAAGTATTAGTTTCACCATCCTAGGCCTATTCAGGTGTTCAACTGATTTACAGTActctatggagaaaaaaaaaataatgcttatgCTAGGATTAAAAGTACAGGCCA
This region includes:
- the MACIR gene encoding macrophage immunometabolism regulator: MEVDINGESRSTLTTLPFPGVEANSPGKAEAEKPRCSSTPCSPMRRTVSGYQILHMDSNYLVGFTTGEELLKLAQKCTGGEESKAEAMPSLRSKQLDAGLARSSRLYKTRSRYYQPYEIPAVNGRRRRRMPSSGDKCTKSLPYEPYKALHGPLPLCLLKGKRAHSKSLDYLNLDKMNIKEPADTEVLQYQLQHLTLRGDRVFARNNT